Genomic window (Daucus carota subsp. sativus chromosome 5, DH1 v3.0, whole genome shotgun sequence):
ATTTAGTACCACCCCGGAGAAGTTGTTAAAGGAGAATTTCATTTCCTTCAGAGTAGAAGACGCCTGCAGAGATTCAGGTAGCTCCCCACTTAAGTTATTAGAGGACAAATCAAGTCCTATAAGGTAAGGGAGTTTCCCAAGTGATTCTGGTAAAGAGCTTTCCAAGGCATTACTCGAAAGATTAAGGTACTCTAGGGCAATGCAGCTTCCAATTTGTGGAGGGATTGTCCCAGAAAGTTTGTTTGACGAAATGTCAATTGCTAGAACCATATCCATTTTACCCAACTCTCCTGGTATTGGCCCATGCAAGTTGTTCGCAGACAAGTTCAAGTACAACTTCAAGCTACTCAGCCCGGCTACTTCCTTTGGAATTACCCCAGATATACTGTTATGAGAAAGGTCTAGTTTCTCTAAGTTGATGCAATTTCCAAGGCTTGGTGGTATGGTCCCTGATAGCTGGTTCTCATACAGCAAGAGACTCCGTACCTGAGTAAGATTTGCAAAACTATCCGGTATTGAACCTGAAAGTCGGTTCCTTGACAAATCAAGAAGGCCCAAGTGAGGAATATCACCAAAAGCAGATGGAATATCACCAGAGAGCTTATTATTTGACAGATAAAGCCTCTCAAGTCTTTTCATTTGACACAGTTCGCGTGGGATTGAACCGGTTATAAGGTTACCAGACAAGTTTAGAAGTGTGAGGTTGAAAAGTTTAGAAATGTCAGGAGGAATGGAGCCAAAAATGAGATTATTTTCGAGATGCAATTGTACAAGGCAAGTTGGGAGATCACCAATAATAGAAGGTATCTCACCACCAAGATTATTGCCAGCCAACTCAAGTTCTTGCAAGTTTGAGGAATTCATTAAATAGGAGAAAAAGGTACTGAGGTTAGTGTTACCATTGTGACTTGAGAAGTTGTTATATGATAAATAAAGGAACTGTAGCAATGGCATTTTCTGTACAATCTCAGAAGGTAAGTTTCCATGTAATGCATTCGATTCCAAATCCAGCCATTCGAGTTTTGAAGAGTTTGAAAGAGCTGGAGGGACTTGACCTACAAGTTGATTGGACCAAAGCAGAAGAAACCTTAGCTGTCTAAGCTGACATTGATTGTTCATACGAATCTCGCCACTGATAGAGTTGTTGGATAAGTCCAAGTATTCCAAAGAAGATGTGGCATTACACAGAAGAGATTTTGGGATTTCACCGCTGAGACGGTTACTCCCTAAATCAAGATATACCAAGTCACCAAGAGAACCTAGCTCTCTGGGGATTGTACCTTCGAGAAGATTTGTAGATAAGCTCAACTCTTTGAGATGGAAAAGTGAACCAATCTCAGCTGGAATATGGCCTTCAAAGAAGTTCTTGGACAAATCAAGAATTTTCAAGTAAGAAAGCTTGGAAATGGCTGGTGAAATAGTGCCTCTGAGTGAAAGGCCACTAAGGTCAAGACTTAACACTCTTGTTTTATTGACATTGCAGCCAATACCTGACCAGTTGCATACTTGAAACTTGGAAGAATTCCAATTTTCAAGAGAATTGTTTGGATCATAAACGACCCTGGATTTGAACGAAAGAAGTGAAGCTTCATCATTTAGTATCTGAGAAGAATTAACTTCTCCGGACACAATAAAGAATGCCATGAACAAGAAAAGAGAGTTGAACATGCAATAAGACTCCATATGCATATACATGATCAATGCAAGTTTTTCTTCTTCTATTAAGAGATAATCTATGAGAGAGATTATGGTAAAAatatatgagagagagagagagagagggacaGATTATAGTAGAATTAAGATGCACCAGGAAGCGTTTTATGATCAAGAAAAAGCTAGCTAGCTAGAGATTGCAGTGCAAGGATGAAACCGTGcacttcaaaaataattaaaattcttttttgtgCCTAACTGCCATTGAAgtattgaacttcactttggcGCCTTAGTTGTTTGACTATGACATTTGCCAATGAGAACTGTGAACGTGTGAATAACACAACAGATAATCAAGCATATTAACTTGATTTGATTAAGCCTTGTGTGAAGACGTTTCCATGTCATTAGGCCTAACTAATTCACTTAGTCCTTAATCATCACCAGGTGCAGATTGTATTTAAATTGCTTGTGGGATATGATTTCATGTCATCGTTCCTAGCTAGCTAGTGGATGATGAGTCGGTAAGCTGGAGATAATCTAGGTTGTAATCTAATTAAGCACGCTTGGTGCCAGAAGTTTCTTTAATTTGGTAGGCAAGACTGCAAGATGTATTTAAGTTTATGCATCCTCTAAACCAATTACAAACAAACCGTTACACTAACAAAATCAACATTCATGACACGACTTATGACATATTCATGTCATGTTTCCCTCTCTCGTTCTATGGAGAACACATTTCATTCGACGTTAAAAGTCAGAACAAGAAGAATGACAAAGATACAGAGGCACATAAcgaaaataaaagtttgacattTTTTATAGCCACCCGGGACACAGACACGAAAGTGCCTAATGTTTCCATACAAGGTCTGAATGCAAACCGTTGACCCTGTAGGCTAACAAATTACCCGTATGGAGCGCGGACTATAACATTAAAAAGGCATACATGAAGAGAAGCATTATAAAGATGTCCCAGACAAAGGCACTATAATATCAACTTGTGCCTTAAACTTTGATATTTGAAGGTTTAGACTGGGAGTTGCAGACTCTGCAATGCACTAGTGCTTAGAGACTAAAAAGTAATATATCTGTATTAAAAATGTGAATAGTGTTATTGCGCCTAAAAGGCTAAAAGAGTTTATTCACAGGACTTggcatcaaaatcaaatcattgACTTGgatattaaagaaaaatatctgtttgctGCATAAGTcttctttttttgctaattcATTGCTGCATATTTCTGATACCACTTGCATTTGTTTTCGAGTGATAAGGAcgttcttgaatctttttacAGGAGACCTCAACATATTATACAGCTGAGCTTCATAATATGAACACATATTATCTTgctcttttcttcttctttttgccAATTTCCACACTCACTTAAATGTCTTGTCTTTGACAAGATTCGAACTCTTGACATCTCATAAGAGGGGTGAGGGCGATGCGAGTAGACCAATAGGTCACTGGCCGTGCCTAGTAATATGATTCATTACTAAggtcaaaatatttttacagaACTTGACAATGTATAATTGCAAGTAAAATGCTATCTTCATCAACTTGTCATTCCATTCAACCTTGAAGGCATAAGTATTACTTCTATTACATTAAGATTATAGAAGAACCGCTTAACAGAACTTAATTCATTCGAATCAAAACTGATCCTGCAATCAcaacaaattaaaattgtttGGCGGGCTTATTGACCCGACTTTAagtcatttttgattttaagctgaaaaataagttagaggcttattttaagttaaaaataagtcaaaaaCTCACTTAAATTCACATGTTGGTTAGATGTACTTTTTCAAAGAACTtatactttttatataattttttaatgaaaattaattttaattaatactcAAACAAGTAACcagtaaaatttatttttattatcatatttatattaagtCATTAGtcactataatataaaattacccaaaaataaaatttaaacgaCTTACGTGTAATTTTAAGATCAACCACACGggatcaatatttttttattttttttaaagttcatCCGACTGTTTGTTTTGTACCCTAACACATTCTTGTTAAAAGAGGAGATGATGAAAATACTGTCAGCCTGGTAGTTAGTTAGGAAATTGTTACAGATTAGTTACAAGTTGTGGTCATTGTAGCCTGGCATGTTATTTTGGACGTATTGTAATTGTTTCATCAGTGTAGATTCTTCATTCCTCTCTCTCTCCGGTTCTCTCACAAATTCACAAATTGTATCACAATTgtgaaaattaaacaaaaatttgcaggaaaaaatatgtaaatattctTTTTCTCATAATACATATGCTGTACCATAAAGCTCAAATGCAACCGTTAATCACAATCAAAATTGAacattcaaattttcaaaaattttctttttattgtaaTGAGAAAAATCAAATACTGATGTTACATTGCAAAGAATTTGACATGAGTACATTCGTGGTCTTGAAATGTAAGTTGGACATGCTAGTATGGCGGTGGTGGATAAGCACCGGGAGGTGGTGGATAAACTCCTGCAGGTTGTTGAAAGAGTCCTGGAAATGGATTGTTCTGAGGCGCAGATGCTTGTGGTGGCGCGAGTCCTGGAAATGGACTTGGTGGATACGGTGATGaaactgcaaaaaaaaaaaatcacgacACTTTGTTATAATTCGGTACTAAAAATTCACTAGActaattatacttaaaatttCTAGCAAGCAAGATTCATGTAAGTTTAAGTAATTAAGATCACTTTGAGACCTACTAAAAATAGAAGATtaataagattaattaatagGGGTGTATTCaactgggattttaatggattattggTAAAGCGGAATGTGTTTGTGTTGTGATACCTGGTGGATAAGGAGTCGGGGCCTGAGCAGGGGGGTACGCTGAGTAGCCCTGAGCTGCAGGATTATAAGGTTGTTGCGGAGGATATGCAGATGACTGATCAGGGGGACGAGGGTAAGGCGTTGGAGGATACTGTGGTGCTGAGTTTGGAGGATATTGTGCAGCCGTGTTATTAGGGGGGTAAGGTGCTGCTGGATTAGGAGGATAAGGCACTGGCGCGTTAGGATTAGTGTGGTACGGTGCTGAATTAGGAGGATACTGTGCAGCTGCATTAGGGTCCTGATACGGTGCTGTGGGATTGGGAGGACCGTATGGTGCTGCTGAGTTTGGAGGATACGAGGACGGATAAGCAGGATTAGGAGGAGGGGGGTTATTAGGCGCGTATAGTGATGCTGAATTTTGAGGATACGGGGATGGATAAGCAGGATTAGGAGGGTTATTAGGCGCGTATTGTGATGCAGGAGGCTGAGTCGTATAATGTGGAAACTGAGCTACTCCTGGATTATTCGAGGGAGGCATTGCAGCATAAGGTGTGGCTGCAGGCGCTGCAGCATAAGGCATAGATGCATTAGGCTGCTGGTACGGCTGTGCTGTAGGCGTTGGCGTGGTCGAATAAGTAGGATTCGCTTGGGTAGGAGGAGACGGATTTTGTGTCGTCGGGTAACCAGCCGGGGCAGGTGCATAAGGAGCCGAGGGTTTCACAGTCGAAAGCGCTGCATTCGGTGTTGCATAAGCCGATCCtgaaccactagacgaatccgtCTTCTGTGAACCTGGCAAAAACCcgaaaaatttaacaaaacatTTTATCGCATAACAATCACGAGTCAGGGACCGGGAAGACTAATTACCTTGATTAGCAGAAGCTGAAATTGGCGCTCCTACCATGACTGGAATTGTTAGCTTGATTAGTTGATAACTAGAAACTCATATATAGAACTTGCGATGAAGTTGACTTGTAAAAAAGTCGTCGTTCCAGGGCAATGACGCGGGGATCAAAATAATGTTACCAATTCAACACTTGGTTTAACATAAGATACTCACAACTTGGTCTGGTTGTCATGTGGAGTATAGTTGACTAATTAGAGTTTCCATTACAGAAGAGCACCATACATTGCTATTATGTCTTCTTCTTAGTTGAATAACGCCTCAATTTTTTGGCTGTAGCATTGCCCTGTTTTTCTCCATCTCGTAttctttgtttttatattaaacaTCTGAATAACCGGTATGGGTTGGTGGACgagaattttattaatattttagtgagCAAGAATCGAATTCACGATCTCAAACGATATAGGATGAGTATTTACCCCTAAGCTCATTGAACGAGTATCACGAATAAAAATTTTGACTACAATGATTGTCTTATAGATCAAAAGTCTGATGGATTCGCAATTTATTCTAGTTATAAACAAACTCAGACTGAACCAGCTCTCAGCGACTTAGGCTTGGTTGGTTCCGTTAATGACTTGAATTACTATGAATTTCATAATCGAATACAGCAGGCTGAGTTCACAGTTGCAATCTATTCAAGTTCTTTATATGTATAAGAAGCAGATGTTATATCAGTAATGTGATGCTAACCTTCATGCTTTAGCTGCTGAAAGAGCCAGTGAATTTGCTTGAACAATTTCCGCTTGAAATTGTTTGACAGATGAGCTGAAACAACTGAAAGAGTTAAAGAGGAGCATTTTGAACCACTTCTTTTAACGACTGAAATATGACAACAATCTCCGAAGCCATTTCATAGTGCCATAATTCATGAACTCCTCGGTTCATTGAATCAGGTGCACTCGATTCTCAGATGTTGATAATGAATGATCGTATACTTTACACAATTTATCAGTTACCATGTTTTCATGCAAGAGCATAGAGGGGAACAAGTATTACGACGTAACTGAACAATATAATGCTCTTTTTTCATTAAAATCAGAAAAACATAATGGTGAATGCCTTTCAATTTACATCAATATTGATATGGTACCCTGTCTTTTTTGAATTTCATCATGAAAGGAATATGGTTCTTATTCTACAGAATAATAATAGGACTAGAACATCGAAACTTGAAGTGCAATGCTAAAACAGGCAAGGCATTATTTACAAATCTGCAGATGGTAGCAATCGAGCAATTGACAGTGTATCTGTCACGGTTGATCTAGAGACATTTGATCAAATTCAGTTTTCTTGCCAGTTGCAGCATCCAGCCATTTTCATCAGCTTCACGAAGCACTGACCTTCCTTCCTTTGTTGTCAAGACGTCGGATAGGTGTGGCAGGAGTGCGTCTCAGTGCCTTCACTCCCAGAGGACTGTTGGTGCTCTGTTACAGCATGCAACAATGTGTGAACAAACAAATAAAGCCGGGGCAAAAATAGAATGTGTATCAAATGTAAAAAGAACGCAATTAAATTACCATTGAGCAAGTGCCAGAGTAAACATGGCAGACAGGATAGTCATGTGGACAGCAACTATAGCCATCATCGCAGCAGGAAGCAGCCTCAAGCGGGCAGCAACCCCAATAGAAACATTGCTTCCCAAAGGTGTACAAGCAGCAGCAAGTGGTGTGGGCTGGGCAACTGGTGTAAGCATCACAGACGTTGTCCGGGAGGGATGGGGAGGGTGGGGAGGGAGGAGTAGGACCAGGATTTGGGGGGTTATCGCCATTCTTAACAGGATAAGATGGTTCAATGGTTATTCCACATAGCCCTGATGACTTGCCCACATTGCGCTGCATCTTCAGGTAACCTGCTTCTCCCCATGCTGCACCCCATGAATTCCTAACTATCCAGTAATCCATACCTTCTTCACTCCCATACCCGACAACTACCACACCATGATCCACCGCTGTCCCACACTTGCCGGTAAATATGCCCTGAAGCCATCATAAAAGGATTAACAGAATAACTCAGTGCCTCAGTGTGATTAAAAGCAGAACTAAAGttgcgttcacttggatggaatggaatgaaatttgtagtCTAAATTGGAAATGATTAGAAAAAATGtctataaatttcattcctttAATCATTCCATTCCAACTATTTGAACTAGAAATCTACTCGATGCATAATACAGTTGAGGTATAGGGTTTCCACATACATAAGGACAAGCAAGGCCTAACTTACACAAGTAATGTGAAAAAGAGTTAGAAGATAGAAGCTCTTACTGAAACATATAATTGGAAATCCATGCCACCTGCTTCAATGGCAACGCTGATGGGCTGGTTAGCTGCAGCCTTTTGCAGCGCCTTCTCATCGTATACTGGAACATCTTCATAGGAATCAATGGTCACAACCTTAGCGTTTTTCTGCAGAGAAAAGTAACATTTTTGATAAACTGAAACATATATTATGTGTGTAAATTACTAAATGTTGACATATACTGATTACAGACCTTGTTTTGGTTGCAGGTACCATCCCTGCCGGTGTATGGATAATCCAGGTCAGAATCAATACCACCATTTTTGATGatgaagttaaaggcataatcCATGAGCCCCCCTTCGCAACCCTCATTGTATGATCTGTCGCAATCCACCAGCTCTTGTTCGGACAGGGTGATCAGCTCACCAGTAGTTATCTGATTTATACCTTCAACCGCACCAATCGCAGAGAAGGCCCAACAACTCCCTTCAATTTGGACATTCAAGTTATTAGTGAATCTTAATTAAGCTAATGATCATGCTGAGAAGATCAAGTCATCAAATTGCAGTCATATTTAGCTAGCTTATGTTAGTCATCGTCTGAAGCTCCATGTTTTAAATTCTTAGCAATAACAAAGTGTAATCAACTGAAACAACTTGACTTTATCTTAGTCAGATCTACCAGTCCGGTTAGACTGCACAACAGATATAACAGTTACTCCTACAAATTTTAGTAAATTGTTAACATAATATGCCAGAAAAGGATTTGTAAACGGTCTAATTTGCATACTAAAACGAAAACAAAGAGAAAATCAAAAAGTATAAAAGAACAACAGATAAAACTATGTACTGCTATAACAGAATAATCTCTACGAGGGTTCGTTGATAGCATGGTCATGGACCACTCCATGATCGGATCAGATCTCCGCTCCATAccacaaaattaataataacgTAACACAAATTATAAGACAGGGGAGGAGAACTAGTGGTCAGTATTTTCTGTTCATGTTTAAACAGATAAGTCATTCTCCTTTTCCTAAAAACCCGTCACTTAACACAGTAACAGAGCTCGGAGACCGAAGTTTTAGGAGAACTGATAACGTAACAAAAAAACACGCATTTAAATCAAGGTAAGCTCACCACAACTGCCCTGATCTTTGACAGCAGCCACAGCACCTTTCTCCCTCCAATCAATAGAATCAGGCAATTCCTCACCCTCAACCGGAGCATACCGATCACTCGGCCCTTTCGACAACTTAGGCCTGGACTCTCTGCTCTTAGTTCCCAAATACTTGGCCCTGTACTCCTCATTCGTGAGATCAGCAAACCTGTTCAGACCAAGCTCA
Coding sequences:
- the LOC108222952 gene encoding putative leucine-rich repeat receptor-like serine/threonine-protein kinase At2g24130; translation: MYMHMESYCMFNSLFLFMAFFIVSGEVNSSQILNDEASLLSFKSRVVYDPNNSLENWNSSKFQVCNWSGIGCNVNKTRVLSLDLSGLSLRGTISPAISKLSYLKILDLSKNFFEGHIPAEIGSLFHLKELSLSTNLLEGTIPRELGSLGDLVYLDLGSNRLSGEIPKSLLCNATSSLEYLDLSNNSISGEIRMNNQCQLRQLRFLLLWSNQLVGQVPPALSNSSKLEWLDLESNALHGNLPSEIVQKMPLLQFLYLSYNNFSSHNGNTNLSTFFSYLMNSSNLQELELAGNNLGGEIPSIIGDLPTCLVQLHLENNLIFGSIPPDISKLFNLTLLNLSGNLITGSIPRELCQMKRLERLYLSNNKLSGDIPSAFGDIPHLGLLDLSRNRLSGSIPDSFANLTQVRSLLLYENQLSGTIPPSLGNCINLEKLDLSHNSISGVIPKEVAGLSSLKLYLNLSANNLHGPIPGELGKMDMVLAIDISSNKLSGTIPPQIGSCIALEYLNLSSNALESSLPESLGKLPYLIGLDLSSNNLSGELPESLQASSTLKEMKFSFNNFSGVVLNRGAFSGLPFDSFMGNPHICGSIKGMHSCSRKRIYGAIILPAVISSVFVILILGILGYRLALKLNFKRKLATSTCPEMLEEEHEGNEHKHPKISYEQLIEATGGFSNACVIGSGQFGHVYKGIFEDDTKIAVKVINTKTAGELSGKCFRRECQILKRTRHRNLIKIITTCSRPDFKAIVLPLMPNGSLENYLYPSCSWNHRLDLVQLVNICSDVAEGLAYLHHYSPVKVVHCDLKPSNILLDHDMTALVSDFGIAKLVKESDQGSVCANDSALCISTDGLLCGSLGYMAPEYGMGMQASTEGDVYSYGVLLLESVTGKRPTDSIFQEGSNLHEWVKSQYPCKIEPVLEQALLRYAPHGSVVPSNRLWCDVLLELIELGLMCTQYSPLIRPTMDDVAHEMARLKQYLSGPSEKSGSTKST
- the LOC108222954 gene encoding vegetative cell wall protein gp1; translated protein: MVGAPISASANQGSQKTDSSSGSGSAYATPNAALSTVKPSAPYAPAPAGYPTTQNPSPPTQANPTYSTTPTPTAQPYQQPNASMPYAAAPAATPYAAMPPSNNPGVAQFPHYTTQPPASQYAPNNPPNPAYPSPYPQNSASLYAPNNPPPPNPAYPSSYPPNSAAPYGPPNPTAPYQDPNAAAQYPPNSAPYHTNPNAPVPYPPNPAAPYPPNNTAAQYPPNSAPQYPPTPYPRPPDQSSAYPPQQPYNPAAQGYSAYPPAQAPTPYPPVSSPYPPSPFPGLAPPQASAPQNNPFPGLFQQPAGVYPPPPGAYPPPPY
- the LOC135152709 gene encoding low-temperature-induced cysteine proteinase-like, with amino-acid sequence MKTSSNNLLLFLSLSFFISALASDMSIINYDQTHTNSLIRTDDEVMTMYNSWLVKHGKSYNALGEKETRFQIFKDNLRYIDNHNADPDRSYELGLNRFADLTNEEYRAKYLGTKSRESRPKLSKGPSDRYAPVEGEELPDSIDWREKGAVAAVKDQGSCGSCWAFSAIGAVEGINQITTGELITLSEQELVDCDRSYNEGCEGGLMDYAFNFIIKNGGIDSDLDYPYTGRDGTCNQNKKNAKVVTIDSYEDVPVYDEKALQKAAANQPISVAIEAGGMDFQLYVSGIFTGKCGTAVDHGVVVVGYGSEEGMDYWIVRNSWGAAWGEAGYLKMQRNVGKSSGLCGITIEPSYPVKNGDNPPNPGPTPPSPPSPSLPDNVCDAYTSCPAHTTCCCLYTFGKQCFYWGCCPLEAASCCDDGYSCCPHDYPVCHVYSGTCSMSTNSPLGVKALRRTPATPIRRLDNKGRKVSAS